From Watersipora subatra chromosome 2, tzWatSuba1.1, whole genome shotgun sequence, one genomic window encodes:
- the LOC137388580 gene encoding transcription intermediary factor 1-beta-like: MAAAKTFKCACCYERDENLEEPKLLPCGHVECTKCLHKSLKIYGKFKCAKCFCTVNSRLSDLPSATRGTSKGRHELCDNCYDQPAISYCEHRSCKKFLCRRHKESHRTIHPDHRTVSLQVQELHSQPQKHSKRSCPLHDDTTVVSGCKRCREVFCQECDLSSGCGGHPHKEIGLKDLAKEVKNDISLLKAKAERRKSELDELFREADRTC; encoded by the exons ATGGCTGCCGCTAAAACATTTAAATGTGCATGCTGCTATGAACGAGATGAGAATTTGGAAGAACCAAAACTGTTGCCTTGTGGACATGTTGAGTGCACGAAATGTTTGCATAAAAGTCTGAAGATATATGGAAAGTTTAAATGTGCAAAGTGCTT CTGCACGGTGAACTCCCGGCTATCTGACCTTCCGAGTGCCACTCGCGGAACTAGTAAAGGTCGCCATGAGCTGTGTGACAATTGTTACGACCAACCAGCCATTTCCTATTGCGAACATAGGAGCTGCAAGAAATTTCTTTGTCGGCGTCACAAAGAG TCTCATCGAACCATCCACCCAGACCATCGCACAGTCTCTCTGCAAGTGCAAGAGCTTCACTCTCAGCCACAGAAGCACAGCAAAAGAAGCTGTCCTCTTCATGACGATACAACTGTCGTCTCTGGCTGTAAAAGATGCCGAGAAGTCTTTTGCCAGGAATGTGACTTGTCATCTGGTTGTGGAG GTCATCCTCACAAAGAAATCGGCCTGAAGGATTTGGCTAAAGAGGTGAAGAATGACATAAGCTTACTCAAAGCAAAAGCAGAGAGAAGAAAGAGTGAATTAGATGAGCTGTTCAGAGAGGCAGATCGT ACTTGCTGA